The sequence CGCTGGAGCCTCCTGATCGTCCGTGAACTCCTGGCCGGCCCGCGCCGCTACACCGACCTGCACGCCGACCTGCCCGGCGTCTCCACCGACATCCTCGCCGCGCGGCTCAAGCAGCTGGAGGGCGAGGGCGTCGTCGAGCGCCGCCGCCTGGAGCGGCCGGCCAACGCCACCGTCTACGAGCTGACCGGGCGCGGGGCCGCGCTGCGGCCGGTCGTCGAGGCGCTCGGCGGCTGGGGACTCGACGCGCTGGGCGAGCAGCGGCCGACCGACGCGGTGCGGACGCACTGGGTCACCGGCGGGGCGGTGACGGCGGGGGCGGGTCCGGCGGGAGTGAGTCCGGCGGGTGCGGGTCCGTCCGGGGCGGGTCCGGCGGGCGACGTGAACGCGGCGGGTGGCGCGGAGGTGGTCGCCGCGACGGTGGCCGGCTGAGCTCCGGCTCCGGTCCGGCTCGGGTCCGGCTTCGGTCCGGCGGTGCTCCGGTCGTGGTGGGGTCGCCCGTTGCGCCGGGTGGCCGGTCGCGGGGGCGCCCGTGTGGGAGGCGCCGCGCCCGCGACCGGCGGTGGGGAGCGGCCGCGGCGCCCGACACCCCCGAGGCCGGACGCCGCGGAGCGCACGGCCCGTGGTTCCCCCCCGGCCGTTCCTCCCGACGTCCCCCACTCTGCCCGCCACCGATCAACGCGCGATCGGCGTCCGCTTGCCGCGGACGTTGAGTCGCCGCCGATCCGCGCGGGTGGGTGCGGGACGCGACCCGGGTGGGTGGGGTACGCGGGTGCGCCCGGGGCCGCACGCGTACGATCGTCGGGCCATGGAGAACACGCAGAACACGCCCACCGCCTTTCGCAGTTACGTCGCCGTCGGGGACTCCTTCACCGAGGGCATGTGCGACGACCTGCTGCCCGACGGCCACTACCGGGGCTGGGCCGACCGCCTGGCCGCCCGGCTCGCGGCCGAACACCCGGTCGGAGGTCCGGGCGACGGCTTCCGGTACGCCAACCTCGCCGTCCGCGGCAAGCTCATCGGCCAGATCCACGACGAGCAGGTCGACCGGGCCGCCGGCCTGGGCGCCGAACTGGTCACCCTGGCCGGCGGGCTCAACGACGTGCTGCGCCCGCGCTGCGACATCGCCCGGGTCGAGGAACTCCTCGGCTCGGCCGCCACCCGGCTGCGCGCCACCGGCGCCACCGTGGTCATGTTCAGCAGCACCGACCCCACCCGCCGGATGGCCGGCTCGGCCCGGCTGCTCCCGGCGATCCTGCGGATGAAGGACTTCGTCCACGAGCTCGCCCAGGACCCGGGCATCGCGGTGGTCGACCTGTTCTCCGCGCCCTGCTTCGACGACCGCCGGCTCTGGGCCGAGGACCGGCTGCACCTCTCGCCCGAGGGCCACCGCCGGGTCGCCGAAGCGGTGCTGGAGTCGCTCGGCCGGCCCGCCGGCTTCGACTGGCGCGCCCCGCTCCCGGCCACCGCCCCGCCGACCCGCTCCGAGAAGCTGGCCGCCGACGCCCGTTGGGTCCGCACCCACCTCGGCCCCTGGATCGGCCGCCGGCTCACCGGCCGCTCCTCCGGCGACGGCCGCGCGCCGAAGCGCGCCGAGCTGGCACCCTACGAGGGCTGAGCCGCAGAGTCGGACGGCTCCTGCGAGGCGCGGCGCCGAGGCGACGACGGCCCGCGAGGACGCCGGTCCGACCTCGGGGGACCCCAGGGCCTCGACGAGCGGCTGTCTTCGACGAGCGGCTGTCTCGGTCTGCCTCTTCGGGCTTCGCGGTGCCCTCGCTCCGGGCCCGGCCGCGCACGTGACGCCGGC comes from Streptomyces sp. TLI_053 and encodes:
- a CDS encoding SGNH/GDSL hydrolase family protein, with translation MENTQNTPTAFRSYVAVGDSFTEGMCDDLLPDGHYRGWADRLAARLAAEHPVGGPGDGFRYANLAVRGKLIGQIHDEQVDRAAGLGAELVTLAGGLNDVLRPRCDIARVEELLGSAATRLRATGATVVMFSSTDPTRRMAGSARLLPAILRMKDFVHELAQDPGIAVVDLFSAPCFDDRRLWAEDRLHLSPEGHRRVAEAVLESLGRPAGFDWRAPLPATAPPTRSEKLAADARWVRTHLGPWIGRRLTGRSSGDGRAPKRAELAPYEG